One genomic window of Elaeis guineensis isolate ETL-2024a chromosome 2, EG11, whole genome shotgun sequence includes the following:
- the LOC105043405 gene encoding uncharacterized protein, which produces MPLSQTQAAAPAVASGGGKRRKGRPAGSRARKKQKRLDAICDTPSGLSIPGIRSPEDDSGRLRRSSRVRRAPAVLDASPTPSHRRKRSRDGDSPIRIGGGGSRKRRKKKGRMRRNGDRQDEGKALLLRRKETSLSPCGQETKDSEVEAGNWRSRLRSRVAKVGSKAPFFGEKKHLRASGRVVRKKKEPSKPVTKEGMSGLDSPALGSKRGRRKRVSSDEISEGAEEPGDRDVILPSDDGEDSGQKASPEDEIKAASDLQLGCESNEDLQTAEQAQEVREQIECMNVGGEEKVDQPFEQGTAYPIFQVENTDLGKDAANLSGEHLNSKAVENEEILKDDYLELPISQDKLTEPHVKEGRRCGLCGGGTDGKPPKRLVHESMESDNEAYEGSSASEEPNYDVWDGFGDEPGWLGRLLGPIRDRFGMARVWVHQHCAVWSPEVYFAGLGCLRNVRAALCRGRVLKCSRCGRPGATIGCRVDRCPKTYHLPCGRADGCIFDHRKFLIACNDHRHLFQPQGESYSQQIRKMKFKKLKLDMRKLSHDTWRKDLEAEEKWLENCGEDEEFLKREGKRLHRDLLRIAPVYIGGSYENGKSYQGWESVAGLQDVIQCLKEVVLLPLLYPEFFSTLGITPPRGVLLHGYPGTGKTLVVRALIGACSRGEKRIAYFARKGADCLGKYVGDAERQLRLLFQVAEKSQPSIIFFDEIDGLAPYRSRHQDQTHNSVVSTLLSLLDGLKSRGSVIVIGATNRPDAVDPALRRPGRFDREIYFPLPTLKDRAAILSLHTRNWPNPVSGSLLSWIANQTAGYAGADLQSLCTQAAMNALKRNCALQELLSSAEKGSDHLRLPPLPEFVVEERDWLKALALAPPPCSRREAGMAANDVVSSPLHSHLVPCLLKPLSHLLISFYIDGRIWLPPSFRKALQSIESIIVSALEQRSIPAISWWCQLHSLTSDPYFANEIVKVLSRYGLVMGPSGSGPSYPLEDDNDVLERFASSRSETSDSCTHRESMQKSLKLGNTSGFRTLIAGTPRSGQQHLASCLLHGYVGHVNIQKVDLATISQEGHGDIILGLTQILMKCLNVGRCIIYMPRIDLWAIDETCGEDAKQSEGSANACKSSQELGVDVAKNSSQAWNSFVEQVDSVCASGSINILATCEMQNHDLPPAIRLFFSSDAVNHADSAPSEHIAPRFLMCVDGNFNPNQVIDSCAAKLSEDLVQHYAQLVHHRTHISNSHDKNEVFPAVKANIEPPRLNMDTSVDAERTVSNAGASCRDKETQQVTNGDQRWSPPSKMRVHDKVDLQLDRHKGSVPRIFPGKTVKGSSMLAIATFGYQILRYPQFAELCWITSKLTEGPSADIKGPWKGWPFNSCLMDSNSSSNKVVAGASASNLKNRENSGVVRGLVAVGLLAYKGVYTSVREVSVAVRRVLELLVGQVRAKILGRKDKYRYLRLLSQVAYLEDIVISWAYTFQSVQTDNQITMSNTKSVITESLYVDNNLSSGNIVHDPLSMRSVPNVSCNEEVSPKGSPHKVVTSNGECADFNEGTSPSSDTSIIPDVNHFQEPNHSSFHPGSTSAATTLNGDGTHGSRSPSPGKKLADMKHVDGLGATESNIPAEANMSNLDSSVAVTMSCSKEASDKCNCLDNHHSSSSGGHVTDELGTVSEFTHRKSNELSVVSGTACQYCCCSRCLCAIYVLVRRILYDCWRPKDHYSTIDDIHDLLASCSLRLLAAVRKSYISQSSSSSEECFGKNQHQRVQSECCACQDIVNKQVKKMVSRHMVHFIPTECSCHIRNEEDSEIADNESISLLQSALNFFFRDGVLMPSYPHKEAVLHCRFEKLCVCSILEMILMIKKPLC; this is translated from the exons ATGCCTCTGTCTCAGACTCAGGCGGCGGCGCCGGCGGTGGCCTCCGGCGGCGGCAAGCGGCGGAAGGGCCGGCCGGCGGGCTCCCGGGCGCGAAAGAAGCAGAAGAGGCTGGACGCCATCTGCGACACACCCTCCGGTCTTTCCATCCCGGGGATTCGGTCGCCGGAGGACGATTCCGGCCGTCTTCGCCGCAGCTCCCGTGTCCGGAGAGCCCCGGCCGTGCTGGACGCCTCCCCCACGCCCTCTCACCGGAGGAAGAGGTCTAGAGATGGGGATTCGCCAATTCGAATAGGGGGTGGTGGGAgtcggaagaggaggaagaagaaggggaggatGAGAAGGAATGGCGATCGTCAAGATGAGGGAAAGGCGCTTCTTTTGCGGAGAAAGGAGACGTCTTTGAGCCCTTGTGGCCAAGAAACTAAGGATTCGGAGGTGGAAGCGGGGAATTGGAGGTCGAGACTACGATCTAGGGTTGCGAAGGTGGGAAGCAAGGCCCCCTTCTTTGGTGAAAAGAAGCATCTTCGGGCATCGGGTAGGGTTGTTAGAAAGAAAAAGGAGCCTTCGAAGCCAGTGACTAAGGAGGGGATGAGTGGGTTGGATTCGCCGGCATTAGGATCCAAGAGGGGCAGGAGGAAGAGGGTTTCTAGTGATGAGATATCTGAGGGTGCTGAAGAACCTGGAGATAGAGATGTCATTTTGCCTTCAGATGATGGAGAAGATAGCGGTCAGAAGGCATCCCCTGAAGATGAAATTAAAGCTGCCTCTGATTTGCAGCTTGGTTGTGAATCAAACGAGGACTTGCAGACTGCTGAGCAGGCTCAGGAGGTTAGAGAACAGATTGAATGTATGAATGTAGGTGGAGAAGAGAAAGTAGATCAGCCATTTGAACAAGGGACTGCATATCCTATTTTCCAAGTGGAAAATACTGACTTGGGAAAGGATGCAGCCAACCTATCAGGCGAACATCTGAACAGCAAAGCTGTTGAGAATGAGGAGATCTTGAAGGACGATTATCTGGAATTGCCCATTTCACAAGACAAGCTTACCGAGCCGCATGTGAAAGAAGGTCGGAGGTGTGGCCTTTGTGGGGGAGGGACTGATGGGAAGCCACCAAAGAGACTCGTCCATGAGTCCATGGAGAGTGATAACGAGGCATATGAAGGATCGTCAGCTTCAGAGGAACCTAACTATGATGTGTGGGATGGGTTTGGAGATGAACCTGGTTGGCTTGGTAGGCTTTTGGGACCTATTCGTGATCGTTTCGGCATGGCTCGTGTTTGGGTGCATCAGCATTGCGCTGTTTGGAGTCCGGAG GTATACTTTGCTGGTTTGGGATGCCTGAGAAATGTTAGAGCTGCACTTTGCAGGGGAAGGGTATTGAAATGCAGCCGTTGTGGGAGACCTGGAGCAACCATTGGTTGCCGTGTTGATCGGTGCCCTaaaacctatcatttg CCTTGTGGCCGAGCAGATGGTTGTATATTTGATCATCGCAAATTTCTAATAGCTTGCAATGATCATCGGCATCTTTTCCAACCTCAAGGAGAGAGTTACTCTCAGCAAATTAGGAAAATGAAATTTAAGAAATTGAAGCTGGATATGAGAAAGCTTTCACATGATAcatggaggaaggacttggaagcTGAAGAGAAATGGTTGGAAAATTGCGGAGAGGATGAAGAGTTCTTGAAACGTGAAGGCAAGAGGCTTCACCGAGATCTTTTAAGAATAGCACCTGTCTATATTGGGGGTTCTTATGAAAATGGAAAGTCGTACCAGGGTTGGGAATCTGTTGCTGGGCTCCAAGATGTCATTCAGTGCTTGAAAGAAGTGGTACTATTACCCCTTTTATATCCCGAGTTCTTCAGTACCCTGGGCATCACACCTCCTAGAGGTGTTCTATTGCATGGATATCCTGGTACAGGTAAAACATTAGTTGTACGGGCATTAATTGGTGCATGCTCTcgtggggaaaagaggattgctTATTTTGCTCGTAAAGGTGCTGATTGTTTGGGAAAATATGTTGGTGATGCTGAAAGGCAATTAAGACTTCTTTTTCAGGTTGCTGAGAAATCTCAACCTTCTATTATCTTTTTTGACGAAATTGATGGGTTAGCTCCATATCGGTCTAGGCATCAAGATCAAACACATAACTCAGTTGTGTCAACTTTACTTTCCTTGCTTGATGGTCTGAAGTCTCGAGGTTCAGTTATAGTGATAGGTGCTACGAATCGTCCTGATGCTGTTGATCCTGCTCTTAGGCGACCAGGGAGGTTTGATCGGGAAATATATTTTCCACTACCAACACTGAAGGATAGAGCTGCTATTTTGTCACTTCATACTCGAAATTGGCCAAATCCTGTATCTGGGTCTCTTCTTTCATGGATTGCAAATCAGACTGCTGGTTATGCGGGTGCTGATCTGCAGTCTCTTTGTACTCAAGCAGCAATGAATGCTTTGAAGAGGAACTGTGCCTTACAAGAACTTTTATCTTCTGCTGaaaaaggatctgatcatctcaGACTTCCTCCTTTGCCAGAATTTGTCGTGGAGGAAAGAGATTGGTTAAAAGCTCTTGCACTTGCTCCTCCTCCATGTTCCCGAAGGGAAGCAGGAATGGCTGCAAATGATGTAGTTTCTTCACCACTCCACTCTCATCTTGTTCCATGCCTTCTAAAACCGCTGTCTCACCTGCTTATCTCATTTTACATTGATGGGCGGATCTGGTTACCTCCTTCCTTTCGCAAGGCATTGCAATCTATTGAAAGCATCATTGTTTCTGCCTTAGAACAGAGAAGTATCCCTGCCATCTCTTGGTGGTGTCAGCTTCATTCTTTAACTTCGGACCCATATTTTGCAAATGAGATAGTGAAAGTTCTCTCTCGCTATGGCCTGGTGATGGGCCCATCAGGATCTGGTCCTTCTTATCCATTGGAAGATGACAATGATGTCCTTGAAAGGTTTGCTTCCTCTAGATCAGAGACTTCTGATTCTTGTACACACCGTGAGTCAATGCAGAAGTCACTTAAATTGGGGAATACATCAGGATTTCGAACCTTGATTGCTGGAACTCCCAGATCTGGCCAACAACATCTGGCTAGCTGCCTTCTTCATGGGTATGTGGGCCATGTTAATATTCAGAAGGTTGATTTGGCTACTATTTCTCAAGAAGGACATGGAGATATTATTCTTGGCCTTACCCAAATTCTAA TGAAATGCCTAAATGTGGGGAGATGCATAATCTACATGCCTAGAATTGATTTATGGGCTATTGATGAGACTTGTGGAGAGGATGCCAAGCAGAGTGAAGGCAGTGCAAATGCCTGCAAGTCATCCCAAGAACTAGGAGTTGATGTAGCAAAAAATTCTTCACAAGCATGGAATTCATTTGTTGAGCAGGTGGATTCTGTGTGTGCATCTGGATCTATAAATATTCTG GCTACTTGTGAAATGCAGAATCATGATCTTCCTCCTGCAATAAGGCTTTTTTTTTCCAGTGATGCTGTGAATCATGCTGATTCTGCTCCTTCAGAACATATAGCACCACGATTTCTGATGTGTGTTGATggaaattttaatcctaatcaggTGATTGATTCGTGTGCGGCAAAATTATCAGAGGACCTGGTTCAGCATTATGCACAGCTGGTGCATCACAGAACTCATATAAGCAATTCTCATGATAAAAATGAAGTCTTTCCTGCAGTGAAAGCTAATATAGAACCCCCGAGGCTAAACATGGATACTTCTGTGGATGCTGAGCGGACTGTTTCAAATGCTGGAGCATCTTGCAGGGACAAAGAAACTCAGCAAGTTACAAATGGTGATCAGAGATGGTCACCACCATCTAAGATGAGAGTCCATGACAAGGTTGATCTTCAGCTTGATAGGCATAAAGGTTCAGTTCCAAGGATTTTTCCTGGTAAAACTGTGAAAGGGAGTTCAATGTTAGCAATTGCCACATTTGGTTATCAGATTTTACGATATCCACAATTTGCTGAGCTTTGTTGGATAACCTCGAAACTGACAGAAGGTCCCTCTGCAGACATAAAAGGGCCTTGGAAGGGTTGGCCATTTAATTCTTGTTTGATGGATTCTAATAGTTCATCCAACAAGGTAGTTGCTGGAGCAAGCGCAAGCAATCTTAAGAATCGAGAAAATTCTGGTGTTGTAAGGGGTTTAGTGGCTGTGGGTCTATTGGCATATAAAGGTGTCTACACTTCAGTTAGAGAAGTCTCTGTTGCAGTTAGAAGGGTTTTAGAGCTTTTAGTTGGGCAGGTTCGAGCTAAGATTTTGGGCAGGAAAGACAAATACCGTTACCTTCGACTTCTGTCACAAGTGGCTTATCTAGAAGATATTGTTATTAGCTGGGCTTACACATTCCAGAG TGTACAAACAGATAATCAGATTACAATGTCAAACACCAAGTCAGTGATTACAGAGAGTCTTTATGTAGATAATAATTTGAGCAGCGGTAATATTGTTCATGATCCTTTGAGCATGCGGAGTGTACCAAATGTAAGCTGCAATGAAGAGGTTTCACCTAAAGGAAGTCCTCATAAAGTAGTTACCAGTAATGGAGAATGTGCTGATTTTAATGAAGGGACATCACCTAGTTCTGATACAAGCATCATACCAGATGTTAATCATTTTCAGGAGCCTAATCACTCCAGCTTTCATCCAGGTTCTACCTCAGCTGCAACTACACTAAATGGTGATGGAACTCATGGATCAAGGAGTCCATCACCTGGTAAAAAGCTGGCAGATATGAAACATGTCGATGGCTTGGGAGCGACAGAAAGCAACATTCCTGCTGAGGCTAATATGTCCAATCTTGACAGTTCGGTTGCAGTGACCATGTCTTGCTCAAAAGAGGCTAGTGACAAGTGTAATTGTCTGGACAATCATCATTCTTCAAGTAGTGGAGGGCATGTTACCGATGAACTTGGTACAGTTTCTGAGTTCACACACAGAAAGAGTAATGAGCTTTCAGTTGTATCCGGGACTGCATGCCAGTACTGTTGTTGCTCTAGATGTCTATGTGCTATCTATGTGCTGGTTCGTAGAATTCTCTATGATTGCTGGAGACCCAAAGACCATTATTCCACAATAGATGATATCCACGATCTACTTGCTTCATGTTCTTTGCGTCTTTTAGCAGCAGTACGGAAATCTTATATTTCTCAAAGTAGCAGCAGCTCTGAAGAATGCTTTGGAAAAAATCAACATCAAAGAGTTCAGTCCGAGTGCTGTGCTTGTCAGGACATTGTTAACAAGCAGGTTAAGAAAATGGTGTCTCGGCATATGGTACATTTCATACCAACAGAATGCAGTTGCCACATAAGAAATGAGGAGGATTCTGAAATAGCAGATAACGAAAGTATTTCTCTGTTACAATCAGCCTTAAATTTTTTCTTCAGAGATGGTGTGTTGATGCCTTCATATCCCCATAAAGAAGCTGTACTTCATTGCAGATTTGAGAAATTATGTGTGTGTTCCATATTAgagatgatattgatgatcaagaAACCACTGTGTTAA